Sequence from the Equus asinus isolate D_3611 breed Donkey chromosome 5, EquAss-T2T_v2, whole genome shotgun sequence genome:
CATGGCCAGGGGCCATGGTGGCTGCCTTGCCACAGCCACCAATGGTCGGAAACCTGACTTTACACACTGACAGACCGGACGTGAATGAAGATGGCACAGAGCTGAATTACTATTTCCTGATACTTGTACTGACAGGCAGAGGGGCTGAAAGGTAAAATCATTGCACCGAAATCCTCTATCCACGTGGGCTGCCTTTAcaatttgtttaatgaatgaaataagccCAGGTTTCCAGGGTTAACTgcaccacttaccagctctgcAATCTTAGGGACTTCACTAAACCCatctgggtttcagtttctccacactTCCTCTGACAAATTCATGGGGCGTGACAACACCTAATGGACGTGAAAGGGCAGTCACAGTCTGAAAGTGCTATTACATACACGGAAATGAGATTTCAACAAATTCCCATAGTGTGTTCACTGAAACAGCCACTACCTTCTAATCGCTGGTTAAGCCAGTGTCTCTGAGGACCAGAAACagcattttccagtttttcaagtCCAGATTTAATCAGACATACAGAACattcttgcttaaaaaaaaaatgaaattaaaaagtctcAAGACAGCCATTTAGTAACAAATAACAGCAGCTGATCTCCTCTGATGTAAAAACTTTCACTATTCAATACTGAAGGGTGAATTAGAAAtgtgattcatttatttcttggcTTGAGGTTCTGGAAGCTACACGGTACATTTATTAGCCATGTTTATTTCTGTCTCCTATAAGACACTTTATAACACAATTACTTCACCTGTTAAGAGAGTTAACCATGTTAACTCATCTCTCAGAATCGTTCAGGGAAACAACCAAGTTCTCCTAGAACAGAAAAGCCTACCAAAGGATATAAGAAATTTACTCATATGAAGCCAAATGCCAACTCTCAAATATTCTCAAGTAGATACCACCGTCAACCACAACATGTTaactgagtgtctactatgtgctagacaccaTGGTTGACACAAAGAAGTATAAATTTCCTACCTGTCTAGACCATGTTATCATACAtgagaaaaaattctgaaaacctTCCATTTGGTCCTCAACCCTGTGAGAAAGGCAACTCAGGGATGATTATCTCCTGAACAAAACAGGTTCAAAGAGATGTAATGATTTAACCAAAGTTCCATTGCTGTTAGTGGAAGACAGTAGATTATTTTTATGTCTTCAAACTGCCCTCAACACCATTATACTCTAgctgtaaaggtaaaaatactaAGATATGCAAAGAGACATTGCCCtggacacagcaggtgctcaattaaCACctattggtggtggtggtggtggtggtggtggtaatatGTTGATCGTGAGGATGATGGTGGTAATGATGATGGTAGGACAATGACAATGATCATGCTCATGATGGTGGGAGACTATAAGGCACAGATGTGTGTGCTAAATGACCAGCAGAGATGATGAGTGCTAATGGAGCTCACCTGAGTCCTCTCCATACCAATCAGTCTGGACATCCATCATGGAACTCATGGCTCCTCCTGCACCATCTGGTCTTCCCTCCAAACTCCGAGAAAAGCGATGGTCCACATCATCTTTGCTCTGGACAGCACTGTTGCACAAAAGTGCCTCCAGGAATTGCTTCACATGGTAGTTACTGTAAGCCAAGTCGACGGCCTGGCCACTGGATAAACCCTCCTCCATGTGGGCCAGGCCCAGTGGGGCAGCATATTGCTGCAGCCTTTCACCAACCTCCACCTCTACTTCATCAGCATCAAACTCCACCTTGGGCTCTATCTGTTTGGGCAAAGTAGAGAGGTCACTGTCAGCTGAGCTACTGCCCTGGCTGTCTTTCGCCACCAGTTCTAGGGGGTGGCAACCTCTGCAGTCACCACAAGGGGACTCTCTTGGACAGTCCACACTCTCCACTAGAGAGGAGACCAAGCTCTTGGTATCACAGGAGGTCCCTTCTCTGCCTGAACTGGGGCTTCCACTGTCAACCTGGTGAGCTGCTGCCGCAGCTGCAGCCGCTGCCGCTGCAGCCGCTGCCGCCACCGCTGCAGCCACCGCTGCCTCCTTCTCCATCTTTCGGCAGATATCAAGGGACGACCTGATGTAGGTCTTGCAGAAGTTCACCACATCGTTCATCTGCAGGTAGCTGGCAGCTGACATAACTTCAATCACATTCTCCCCACACAAATCCAACTTCCCAGAATAGAGAAAATCTAAGATGGTGGAGAAGGCGTCGGAGGTGACAATGTCCAAGGAGGCAGTGCTGTGCCGCCCACTGTCCTGGATATAGTGAATGAGCAGGGCTCTGAAGTAGCCGCTGTTGGCAAACAAGATGTTCCTGTGGGCCTTGAATATCCGCCCTTCCACGATGATGCTACAGTCACAGAAAAAGTCCCTCTTTCGCTGTTCATTCAACTCCCCCAAGAGCTTGGCATAATAGGATTGCATCTCCATTTCTCCACCAGGTGCTGCTGTTCTGCGGTAGCCTGTAACTCTGCCaagatttttttcaagttaatTCACAAATCCCAACTTTACAAATAAGatgctcatttttaattaaaaaaaaattcttccaaacACATGGGTCAATGGTGTCTTTATGATATGGGCTGTTTTGGAGCTACAAAAATTAGAGGTTGTCCAACTGGGTTAATTTacgaaaaacaacaaaaataactagAGCTAACTGCACTCCTGTATGTAGTGGTTTATATGGAttctttcaatgaatttttataaaaaccCTAGGATAAAACATCAATATTGTCCCCATTTGTCtgataaggaaattgagactcagagaagataGGAGAGGACCCAGCTGTACCAGAGCCAAGACTCAACACCAGGTCTATGAACCTCCAGAGTTCGTGCTCTTATGCACTACACTCTACTTTCTTGAAGGCTCAAAATATAGATAATACCCAAATCTAAGAATTACTGTTTAGTCTCCGGGCTCCTGATACAGAAGTTAGAGACTGCAAGTGCAATCTCAGCTCACACCTCTTATCATCACTTTGTGGAAAAATTTGGTGGATTCTTGGGCTAGCCAGGACACATTCACCATTCTTACGGGGTTTAGCACACTTTTCGTCTTGGTGGAACCACCCATCCCCCATTCTTGGCCCACGTGCTTTGCATCATGCTGGTACCATCCCCAGGTTCCAGGTGTGTAAGATGTAACACAGGCCACCCTGTGATCACAGTGATTGGCTCAGAGATGGCCATGTGGCTTGGTCAGAGCCAATGAAAAGTCATGAAACGTTTGCTGGGGGTTCCAAAAAAGAGCAGTCTTTGCTCTGTGGGATGTGAGGAATGCCGCTGCCACACCTCCAGGGGAACCAGCCTAACAAGGATGACAGCCCAGCTCAGGCAGGAGCAACAGACAGAGCCCCGGGGATAGCATCTGAGCCCCAACTCATGCTGTGCCAGACGCCACTTAAGTCCCTTCCTGCTTTAGCTGGTCTGAGTTGGGTTTTCTATCTCTTGCAGTTGAGAGACTCCTAACTGATTGATGCCACCACCTCTGGTTTACTCCTCCGTATTTTTATGTGCCGGCCCTTGTCTGTCAGTCACTCCTTTGAAGGAATCAGCCATGCCTTATTTCATTTGATATCCCCCACAGCACCTGGCAGAGTGCTTTGGATAAAGTAGGTTTGCTAAGTACAAAGGAATACTTTCTTAACTGCTAAGTAAAACAAGTATAAATCAAGTTTAAAATCCTTCTGTTAGTGAGGAAGACAGGCACTGACCTTCTTCCCAGGCTCTCTCCTCCATCTTTTCCTGTCATACCACCCACACAGCCATCCATCAACTACCCCTTTTACATACTGACCCATTGAGCTCAGAGAAGTTTCTACAACCAAGTACATCATTTCCCTCTATTGGAATCACGAAACACCTAGTTAGAGCTGCCAACCACGGCTAACTACTCTTTAGCACGCTTCCTTTCTACAAATGGAGCACCAACAATACCCCACCCCCGCAGAAAACAggcatcccccacccccaaaagcgTCCTTCCATGGGCAAAATAGATTCCCCAAGGCCTGTGTACTAACTGCATGAACTTTACCCATAAAAGACCCACAACAACCTTACTGAACGGCAGGTTACACCTATTTAATACGTACAGTATTTCTAACAAGTGATGCATTAAGTTTAGACGGGTGAGAACCAATTAGGGAGAGAAGTGGAGAGTGAACCTgcctcataataaactcaccccaattttgatttatagattgattatggattatttatgTTGACAAGTAGATATTATCACGTTGAAAAATGTGATtttaccagtctgatagtttttctTTCGTTCTGAGGAAGGATAGAATGTGACATTTAAATGTAGCATTTTCCTGTATCTTGATTTTCCCTTAATATTTTGATTGCCAAAGGCAGTAGTAGCAACTGCTGGGGAGGCTTGATTGGAGCAGCTGGAAGAGGGGAGAATGGCGGTGAAAGCTTAGTCCTGGGAAAACTTTCAGGGTTGATTTATTTGGGAATAGTAGAACTTTTTGGATATCTGACAGCTCTCTTCCTTGCAGAACCAAAATGTTTTTACCTACTTTGGatgaaaaattttccaaaattatgaCATAACTTCCTTGAATTAGAAAGGAGCATAAAAAGATAAGAATCTTCTTGATGACTTAGGCCCATCAGTTATAGCCCTGGGCTATGATTTAGTGATGTCCTTAGGCCATTTTGAATACTAGGACCATTTAATACCTTTAGCTAAATGGCCTCAGGCTGATATTTCGAAAAAATTCCTaggtctattttttaaataatctaataCCTTTTCCTAGTTGTCCTCATTTTTAAGATTGTCGGTTTGCTTGCttatccttaagggaatgccgaTAAGGGGGAAgatacatccttatctttaagggcatcattcttgccTTTGAGGCACTGTAaacgtttaaagcagatgtacaatgcatgctcaacaggccacgtcaggcccttttggaaaaacaaggtcaggtcaaattagttttaaatcacatggcttcctcatatactccaatatatcctactgcttttcatttatttatcacactgctgatgggaatgtagtTTGGAACACCATTTTAGAggggaatttggcaatatttatcaaaacttAAAAGATACACATCTTTTGCCCCAGAAATATCATTGCTAAAAATTTACCCTTTTGGATGTATTTGCAAAAATACATCAAATTGTAAATTCAGAGATGTCCATTGCATGAGATTTTTGTACTAGcacaaaagtagaaacaatctgAATGTCCACAATAGGGGACAAGTTAAATCAATGAGGTACATTCACAAGTGGAACACTATGCAACTACGTTTTTAATGAGCTAGAGCTCTGTGTGTTCATATGAAAAGGTCACCAAgatatattaagagaaaaaaggcaagatGCAAGACCAAATATACAGTATGATCCCATCTGTGTATATGTTTCTGCTGGTGTACGtgtgaatttttttctagaaggTTAACAAGCAAGAGTTAACAGCAGATATCCTTGAAGAAAGGAACTAGGAGTAAGAGGTGTGTGGAGGGACcttcacttttcattttcaacctttctgtgcTGTTATGATATTTTACTATGTGCatgtatggctttttttttttcctttttaacaaaaaataaaaaggaggagaggcagaggagtAATGAGTTAGCAAACTAGGGAAACAAATGTCTAAGTAGGCAcaacacttctttcttttttcttttctttaacggtatgctttttttggtgaggaagattggccctgagctaataactgttgccaatcttcctctttttttctcttcccaaagccccagtgcacagttgtatatcttagttgtaggtccttctagttattctatgtgggacgccacctcagcatggtttgacaagcagtgataggtctgcacccaggatccgaaccagtaaacccagggccgcagaagcagagcactcgaacttaaccactacacgacCAGGCCAGCCCAGCACAACACTTCTTAACTTGCAGAACAGTCTTATCTACAGGGTCTCGTCCTAGGGCACTCGCATTTTTCACTGGAAAATGCTCCTTTCCAGCAATAGCACCCCAAACCGATTTCCTTTGGCTTTCTTTCTGCAAATACTCCAGATTCTACTGGGTCATGTAAAAATACTCCCTAACTTTGCAAAAAGGCTATCCACATACTTTCTTCACACCTTTCCCCAATCCTGCATTTGATACATAACATGGAAATATTCATTCACATCAAGTCTGCTTGCCTCTGGGCTCTGCAGCCTTTACCCACACTCTGGCAGGGACCCTGCCAGCCTTCCCACAGTTCCAATTCAATTCAACAGTTACTGGCTACATACAATGCCTGACACAAGGAAGATGCcaggaatagaaaaataaaccaagTATAGTGTATGTCCTCCAGGAGAGGGCAGATGCCAACACTACCACTTGCAATAAACTCTCACATTCCCCCGAGGGAATCTTAGCCAGATCACAAGGCTGTCTTCATACAGGCGCCAAAAGCAGCCTTGAATTCTACCCACTCTTTCTGACAAGACTCCTCCAGTCTCACCAACCTGAGAATAATGAAAATCTACTCAATTGTCAGCATCTACTGAGCACTACTCCTCAGGAAGCACTGTCCCAAGTACTTTCAAGTGTTAATTAAATTTAACCCCACAATAACCCAGTGCAGTCGATACGATCATTACATCCtttttttcagagaaggaaattgaggttcaaatTTACAGATAACACGCCCAAGCTAGGATTGCAACTGAGATGTTTGATCACAAAGTTGACttccttaaccactatgccaaccagactccccaaaccctccaggacacagtgagaagggtTGGGGATGTCACTCCGTTCCCCAGCGCATGGAGTGGAGGTGAACGACAAGGGAGAATTTCCATCTCCACAGAAAGAATTTCAGGGTCATTTGCATCTTTGCTTCACCTGCTAAATTGTTCGCAAGACAAGGGGATCCTCCCCCGTCCAGAGCCAGACGACGCTGAGAAGATCACAGGAACCAGTTACTGGAGATGGTCTTTGGCTCCCGAGGGTGGGGAACCGAGGCCTTGCCCCTCCCACGGCCTCCCGTGGACAAAGTGACCATTGCTGCGGCGGGCATTGCCCCAGCCTGGCCGAGCCCTCGCACCCGGCACCATCAGAATGAGCTGGTGCGGGGACCACCTGGCTGGACCACGCGGGGGCAGGGGACCAACCCAACGCCAGGGAAGTGGGGGGCATCTGCCGCCGCGCTACCCCTCCCCACGCTGGACGGCAGGGAGGGGGTCGGTCATCCAGCACTGGTTCTCTCGGCGGGGGTCCCCAGAGTCCGAGGGAGGTCGACAGAAAGGGGGCATCCCTGCCCGCTGCCCCCTGGGCCGACCTCCCTGGATGCCCTGAATCCGCCCCAAACCAATGAAAGCGTCAGCGTGAACCCGCTTCTCAGCTCTCACCTTCCAGCGGGTTCCAGCCGCGCCGCCGCCGAGCTACACGCACCGACACGCCCCCCTTTCATTCACCTGTCGCCCCCTCCGATGAGAGGCGGGACAGCTGACCAATCATGGGGGTTTCTGGGCTCAGGAAGGCGGGCCCTTCGGCCAGCAGGTTAGTCAATGGTGCTCGCCCCCCCTCCCGAGGATGCGCTCTGAAGGCTCCAGCGCTCGCGGGGTGATGGGAGTTGTAGTCTCAGCGTTCGTTTTTCCGACAACGATATACTGAACAAAACTACAAGTACCAAGATGCCAAAAGGGACAAGAATCAGCGCTTGTAAAAGCTGGAGCTTGGTTCGGTCTTCTGAGCCCCACTTGAGGGACCTGCGAAGTATTAGTCTCTTTGTCCGCATGACTAAAAGCGCGTCGTGCGTCTTAATGCAATAAGAGCTATGACTTATCAGTCCGCACACATTTTACTTGCCAGAACTCTCCGCAAAAAATCCAGAAACCAGTGAAAGGGTTTAATCTACTCAACAGGTTTTGACTGAACACTCGCAATACTCTCTTTCCTTGAGAGGTTTTCAGGTTTATAAACACAAGTGAAACAATTAAATAGCGCTACAAGGTGCTGAGTAACAGTCCATATAGGCACGTTCTGGGACGCTGTGCACAAGCCAAACCGGGTTACCTCTCAGGGAGCTTAGTTCTAATGAGGGGTGTATCAGTTTGctagagctgctataacaaagtgccacaaactggctgaaacaacagaaatttactgtctcacaattctgaaggctggaagtccaaaatcaaggtgttggcggggttggttccttctgagcactccaggcctctccttggcttgtagatagccATCTCCCCGTTCACGTAGCATTCTCCCTGTACACTTCTCTGTATccagatttcccctttttataaggataccagtcatattggattaggggttCATTCTTCTCCAGTAGGACCTCATCTTAATGAATTACACCAGCAACAATTctgtttctaaataaggtcacattctgaggtactgagggttaggacttcaacatcggAATTCGGGGAGGGGGGCACACTTCAATCCATAACAGGGGAAGAtggccaataaataaataaacaactaaaaaaaaagaaaatacatgaaatGTCTGGCAAAGAATTAAAACAAGGTGGTGAAGAAACAAAGTGATTTAGTGGTTATGTTAGCTTGAGGGTCAGGGATGACCCCTCTCAGTGGGTGACCTTTCAAGTGAGACCCTAATGAGGAGGAATGAGCCATGCTAAGATTAAACAGAAGAGCATTCCGGGCAGAGGAAGAGCTGGTACAAAGGCTCTAAAACAGATTGGTATGTGTGGAAGAAACAGGAGAACGACCACTGGGGTGAGGGGGTGGATAACAGGCAGACCAGCTTGATGGGCATGCAACCTGCACAGCTGCGCAGAACCCTGCACTCAGAAGGGCCCCATGCTTAGTTTAATGTTCTGCTGTAACCCTCTTgcaattcttaattatttttgaacAAAGAGCcttctacattttcattttgtactgggccccacaaattatgtagcccaGTCTAGGTGACAGGAAATGTGAATGGATAGAGAGGCAGAGGCCACATCACAAAGGAATTTGTAGGTCAAGTGAAGagggttggattttttttttaagtggtgaGATGCCTTTGAAGGATCTTAAGCAGGGGAGAGATAGAACAGTAGTGGTCCCAGTGGAAGATGCTGATAGCTGGGGTTAGGGTCACCTCGAGGTGATAGAGTTGGAGAAGGTTGgtttagaatatattttaggggctggccccttggccgagtggttaagtttgggcgctccgctgcaggaggcccagtgtttcgttggttcggatcctgggcgcggacatggcactgctcatcaaaccacgctgaggcagcgtcccacaagccacaactagaaggaccctcaacgaagaatatacaactatgtacccgggggctttggggagaaaaaagaaaaaaataaaatcttaaaaaaaaagaatatattttagagCTTGTCAAAGACTAAACTGCAGTTTACTCTAAAGATAACTTAGATAATTTAGATAAAGGTAATTTAGGAGGTAACATGTGAGCCAAACACCACTGTACGGTCCACCAAAGGAAAGCAGTTTACTCATCTCTTTCAAAGCCAGATACCCAGAGAAAACAGCATTCATATCTTTACTCTCAGTAAACTGCCACTCAGTTCTCAATGTCCAGCTCAGGTCCCAGGGACGCTTGATCCTCATGGCGGTGGAGAAGTCATCAGGAGTAAGGAGATTAATTCCATGGATTAATTCCACATTTTCTGCATCTAGGATCCAAATTTAAGATATCGAATTTCATGGCTGTGGCACATGTGCCCTGTGCTAGATAACTTGGTAACATTGCAGACTGCTAAAATAAATGGGCTTTTTAGGGTGGCCTGAGTAGGGGACATCCCTAGCAACTGGGCATAGGGGGTATTCTTATGATCTCTAGATTTGATCTAGTCTGTTGTGGGGCTCATTATCTCCATGCAGACCAAGGAAACCTTTGGTATTAAATGCCCTCAACCTTGGTATATCATTCAGGGTTCACTTGTAGGAAGCAGAAACCGCCCTGgctagttttttggttttttttttttttttttttggaaaagattcATACAAGGAATTAGGTGATACAAATTACCGTGAAGCCTAGAGAAGTCGACCCTGTAGGAATGACTCCAAACTCTCCCACCTGGGTAGCTGTGATCTTTGCTGCaatcagaaaagagagaagtcaggAGGCGACCACCGTAGCTGTGGAGTTCAGCAATCCTGTGCCACCACTGTGGCTGTAATCCAGGGATCAGGAAGTCGCCACCACCATTGCTCCCTCCAAAACAGCCTCTTGTGGCTGGTGACTGGTACCTTGGAACCCTGGCGCAGAAACTCCTCACACCTCCACTGCTGTGCTTACCATTGGCAACAATGAGCAGGAAGATGCCCCCACCTCACTTTCGTCTTCCAAATGGGTGTTTTAGCTTTCTAGTTTTTGCAGCACAGGAATGGAAACTAAAAGGAGGCGGAAAAGGATGCTGAGTGACAATCAACAATATCCAGCACACCCAGCACCATGAATGGTATAGCACCGTGATCCTGAAGCTAAAACCTAGGAGTTCTAAAGCAAAAATATAGACTTAAAAACTCCCAAATGATTATTTCCTAGAGGACAATTGACCCTATCTTCCCAAAGGAATATTAGAAACTGATGCTGCTGGCACCATTTCTTTCGCTTCCCTATTCCTTaatcattttgatttaaaaggTATTAGGATATTTTGAGCTGCTGATTGTTACTAGTTTCTACCACACCAGAGCAATTGATTTAAGTATCAGTGTGGAGCCCCCTCTTTGGTAGCTAACAAGATATTGAGCACCGTCTGATGTTGGGAGACTGCTTCTGCCAAGAAGTTGACCTCTTTCTTGAATGCTACAAAGGGTACATTCATGAAAACCTCTAGTGGTTAGAGACAAATTGTGAATACCCACAGGGTGTCTTTTGCtctataagaaaggaaaaaggaaatcccTGCGCCTAACATCAGGATGTATTCTGGCCTGATGGTGCCCTGTAGAAGCACTTGCTCCAGCTGGGTGGAGGGACAGTGTCATGATGCTGGCTGGCTCCAAGTAACTAATAGTGCAAGTGCCTGGCCCAGGATAGGACACTGTAGACTTATTCCTCAGTGAACCACAATACTCCTCCCACTAGTATATGCACAGGGCCAAGGGTTTCATACTTCACCTAGATGGACACCAAGTAGAGTGAGAAGCAGATTTCCTTTTAATGCATGTCAATGCTTCGTGGAAACACACTAGGAGAGAAATGTATGATGCCTCCTTTTCTGACCTGTGAGTATCCCTCAGGAGATGTCTGGTTAGGAATTATCAGCTGGCTAAAAACAACATTTTTCCTGTCTTAGGTGGCCTGATCCATAGTCTGTGAAAAAGAGATTTCTAGGAAGGAATGTAAAGGTGGCATTTTATGATGATATCCAGGAACTTTCTCCCCCAGGTCCTTTATAGTTAGATTGTCTTCTCTATGGATGATACATTTGCAAGATGTTCATTTTCCTAACTTCGTGCCATGTGGATTGTGGATAGAGATGCACAGGGACCAATAGACCCCCAGAGTCTGGGTACAACGAAATCACTGAACAGAGTAACCACAGGACAATATATATTCCTCCAGACAGAATAAAGAGTGACAACCATGGCTGCATGTACAAGACCATGGAGCCCATCTGGACATACTCAGCTACTTAGATTGTATATTAGATTGTACGTTAACTatatttgatttctgttttgagaagattaaaaaaggCTACACTGTCTCACTAAGACCATCTATGTTTCTCCCCAGAGCAGGAGGGGCCGGAACAATTGCAAATGTACCATATCTGGAGCTACCCTGGCAAGTCACAGAGCATGTTCTGATGTCAAGAAGAGGCCACCAATAAAACCTCTCCAATCAGCATTCAGACAGCCTTGGCAATTACCAAAAATTTATGATACTCAAGCTTTCACCGAGCAGCCACACTACTGGTGCCCTGATTCAACAATTCAGTTCCTCATATTATCACTCCTTCAGTTTTTTTTTCAATCgtgaatggatattgaattttgcaAACATGTTCTCTACCTTAAAGGAGATgaatgtattatttttctcaCAATTTGCAAATACAGTAAGCTATATTAGTTGATTTTTTAACAGACAAATGAATCTTGCAGTCCTGGGATCAACTTAACTCGGCCatgatttattctgtttttcctaaattgctggatttgatttgctaatattttgttgaggactttttgcatccatattcatgGTTGAGAtggatctttatttttattcttgtccTATCCATCTCAGGTTTGGCTTCTTGGTTATGTCAACTTCATAAAATGCATTGGAGAATGTTCgcacatttcctcttctctggaaCAACCTGTGTACGATGGTAATTACTCCATCTCTACATAGTCCACCTCTTTGGCTACCCCTCATCCACTCTCCCTCTCAGACATAAAACACCCTCACCTCCTCGCCGAGAGACAATCCAGATACTGCATCTCGCTCAAGTCTCCGTGTGACGTGCAGTCTTCTCTCTCTAGTCCAGATGAGAAAGCTTTGTCTGCCTATCATTCAACTCTCCTGATATACAACggtaaagaagaaacagaaaaactgcaataaGGAAAAACTGTCATTCAAAGAGGAAAGATTGTGAACCCCTAGAA
This genomic interval carries:
- the ZBTB8B gene encoding zinc finger and BTB domain-containing protein 8B; its protein translation is MKGGRVGACSSAAARLEPAGRVTGYRRTAAPGGEMEMQSYYAKLLGELNEQRKRDFFCDCSIIVEGRIFKAHRNILFANSGYFRALLIHYIQDSGRHSTASLDIVTSDAFSTILDFLYSGKLDLCGENVIEVMSAASYLQMNDVVNFCKTYIRSSLDICRKMEKEAAVAAAVAAAAAAAAAAAAAAAHQVDSGSPSSGREGTSCDTKSLVSSLVESVDCPRESPCGDCRGCHPLELVAKDSQGSSSADSDLSTLPKQIEPKVEFDADEVEVEVGERLQQYAAPLGLAHMEEGLSSGQAVDLAYSNYHVKQFLEALLCNSAVQSKDDVDHRFSRSLEGRPDGAGGAMSSMMDVQTDWYGEDSGDVLVVPIKLHKCPFCPYTAKQKGILKRHIRSHTGERPYPCETCGKRFTRQEHLRSHALSVHRSNRPIVCKGCRRTFTSHLSQGLRRFGLCDSCTCITDTHDDEDDLIPINLSLVEASSESQERSDTDNDWPIYVESGEENDAAGDESDDRPQIRPYFSDRETLT